From one Sesamum indicum cultivar Zhongzhi No. 13 linkage group LG13, S_indicum_v1.0, whole genome shotgun sequence genomic stretch:
- the LOC105176369 gene encoding 8-hydroxygeraniol dehydrogenase, which translates to MATSLETQHPIKALGWAAKDSSGVLAPLKFSRRATGEHDVQFRVLYCGICHSDLHLAKNEWGGTIYPLIPGHEIVGEVTEIGSKVKKVKIGDKVGVGCLVGSCRQCEECANNQESYCPKQIISINSRYYDGTVTYGGFSNLMVADEYFILRWPDNLPLNCAPLLCAGITTYSPLKRFGLDKPGVNVGVVGLGGIGHLTVKFAKTFGSRVTVISTSANKKKEAIETFGADEFLVSHDQEQMQAAAGTLDGIIDTASANHSLLPLINLLKPHGKLILIGAPQKLEVPVFPLLQGGKCIVGTACGGLKETQDMLEFAAEHKILPDVEVIPIDYVNKAMERLEKGDVEYRFVIDVGNSLKAE; encoded by the exons ATGGCGACTTCACTAGAAACACAGCACCCCATCAAGGCTCTTGGATGGGCTGCTAAAGACTCATCTGGCGTTTTGGCTCCTCTCAAGTTCTCAAGAAG GGCAACTGGTGAGCATGATGTGCAATTCAGAGTTCTTTATTGTGGTATCTGCCATTCTGATCTTCACTTGGCCAAGAATGAGTGGGGTGGCACCATTTATCCCTTGATTCCTGG ACATGAGATTGTGGGAGAAGTAACTGAGATAGGTAGCAAAGTAAAGAAAGTAAAGATTGGGGACAAAGTAGGCGTTGGATGCTTGGTCGGATCGTGTCGCCAGTGTGAGGAATGTGCTAACAATCAAGAAAGTTATTGTCCGAAGCAGATAATCTCAATCAACAGTCGTTACTATGATGGTACAGTGACATATGGAGGTTTCTCAAACCTCATGGTTGCTGACGAGTACTTCATCCTTCGTTGGCCCGACAACTTGCCCCTTAATTGTGCTCCACTTCTATGTGCCGGCATTACAACTTACAGCCCGTTGAAGCGTTTTGGACTTGACAAACCTGGTGTGAATGTTGGGGTTGTCGGTCTTGGGGGCATTGGGCATCTCACTGTGAAATTTGCCAAGACCTTTGGGAGTCGGGTGACGGTCATCAGTACATCTGCAAATAAGAAGAAGGAAGCAATCGAAACTTTTGGTGCTGATGAGTTTTTGGTTAGCCATGACCAAGAGCAGATGCAG GCTGCTGCCGGCACATTGGATGGAATCATCGATACCGCCTCTGCAAATCACTCCCTTCTACCATTGATAAATCTGCTGAAGCCCCACGGCAAGCTTATCTTGATTGGTGCTCCTCAAAAACTCGAGGTGCCTGTTTTTCCCCTGCTTCAAG GTGGGAAGTGTATAGTCGGGACGGCCTGCGGAGGACTCAAAGAGACGCAAGATATGCTTGAATTTGCAGCAGAGCACAAGATACTACCCGACGTTGAGGTGATACCGATTGACTATGTCAACAAGGCCATGGAGCGTCTTGAGAAAGGCGATGTAGAGTACCGGTTCGTTATTGATGTCGGGAATTCGTTGAAGGCTGAGTGA